CAGCCGTCCATTGCAATCGCCCTGATCGAAGGACTGAAAAACGAAGTGATCTGCCGGGAAAACAGGATACGGGAGCTGCTTCCGATCCCCCTGACTCCCTATGATGACGCGATCAAAACGGCCCTGGCCGAAAACAGACAGTATGGAGGGAGCTGACATGAGCAAGAAGATCGGTGTTGTACTTTCAGGCTGCGGCGTCCGGGACGGCAGCGAAATTCACGAGGCGGTACTGACCCTGCTGGCCATCGACCGGGCCGGTTGCGTGGCGGTCTGCATGGCCCCCGACATGGAACTGGCCGAGGTGAACCACGTAACCTCCGAGCCCACCGGCGCCACCCGCAACGTGCTGGTGGAATCGGCCCGCATCGCCCGTGGCAACATCAAGGATATCGCCGGCGTCACGGCAGGGGAACTGGATGCCCTGGTCTTTCCCGGCGGGTTCGGCGCCGCCCTTAACCTGTGCGACTTCGGCAAGGTGGGCGCCGCCGCCTCGGTCAACCCGCAGGTGGCTCGGCTGGTGCGGGAGGTCCATGCCGCCGGGAAGCCGATCGGCGCCATCTGCATCGCCCCGGCCCTGATCGCCGCCATCCTGGGCAAGGAAGCCGCCCCCACCGTTACCATCGGCACCGACGCCGGTACCGCCGCCGAGATCGACAAGACCGGGGCTAAGCACCAGGACTGCCCGGTTACCGAGTTTGTGGTGGATCAGAAGAACAGGGTCGTCACGACGCCTGCCTATATGCTGGGCCAGCGGATCAGCGACGTGGCAACCGGTATCGAGAAGTGCGTTGCCGCGGTCATTGCCATGGCGTAACGACGATTCCACGATTCCGGAGAAACGACAAGGGCCCTCCCGGTGACAACGGGAGGGCCCTTGTGATGTAATGCTTCGTCATCCGGCAGGGCCTAGTTCCAGGCCAGCGCTTCCCCTACCTTCAGTCGGCGCATCAACAGTTCCAGTCCATAGGTTCTGAGGGACTTGGAAAACTGCTCCGCCGTGCCGGTCAGCACCGGGAAGGTCTCAAAGTGCATCGGCACCGCCAGCTTCGGCCGGATCATCTCCACGGCCCGGGCGGCCCGCTGCGGCCCCATGGTGAACTTGTCGCCGATGCAGAGCAGCATCAGGTCCACCTGTCCCTTCAACAGCGCCATGTCACCGAACAGGTCGGTATCGCCGGTGTGGTAGATACGGGGACCGTTCTTCACCGAAATCAGGAGGCCCCCGGGAGGCCCACCGTAGACCGGCCCCTTCTCGGTATCCATACCGCCACCATGCACCGCCGGCACGAACATGACCGTCACCTCGCCGTCCAGCAGGCTGATGGTACCGCCGAAGCTGCCGGTCGTGGCGCGATCGATCTGCTTTTCAGGAAATCCCTTGTGCGCCACCATCGCCTTTTGCAGCTCCGGCACCGCCACCAGCCGCGCACCGCTCTTCTTTGCAATCTCAACGGTATCGCCGATATGGTCGCCATGGCCGTGGGTCAGCAGGATCAGGTCAACCTTCTGCAATGACTCCAAATCTTTCTGGGCATTGGGATTCGCCGGGTTGCTGATCCAGGGGTCCACCAGCAGCACCTTGCCGGAGGGGGTAACCACCTTGAAGGCGGCGTGTCCGTACCAGGTGATCTGCGCCTGGGCAGCCAGGGCCGGGGCAGCGGACACCAGCAACATCAGGGTGGTGAACAGCAGGCACAGTCGTTTCATGGCAATTCCTTCCTACAGTTGGGAGGTGCAGTGGGGGCAGCGGGTGGCGTCATCGTGCACCGCCGACTTGCAGAACGGGCACTCCCGTGCCGGAGGGGCGGGTGCGGCTGTTTCGGCCTTGCGCACCTTGTTTGCTGCCTTGACGATCATGAAGATCACCAGCGCCATGATCAGAAAATCAATGGTGGTGTTCAGGAAGATACCGTAATTGAGCGTCGGTGCCCCGGCGGCCTTGGCAGCGGCCAGGGTGGGATAACTGCTGCCGGACAGGCTGATGAACAGGTTGCTGAAGTCCACCTTGCCCATCACCAGACCTGCCAGCGGCATGATCAGGTCAGTGACCGCCGAATTGACGATCTTGCCGAAGGCGGCACCGATGATGACGCCAACCGCCAGGTCCAGCACGTTCCCCTTCATCACAAACGCCTTGAACTCCTTCAGCATGGCTACCTCCTCATACCTTGATGTCAACCGACCACGGCACTACCGCGGCCGGCTACCTCCACCCGGTCGCCCGCATACAGCTTGCGGCCCCGACGGGTCTCAATCTCCCCGTTTACCTTCAACTGCCCCTCCTGAATCAGCAGCTTGGCCTCGCCACCGCTCATCACCAGGTTGGCAAGCTTCAGAAAACTGTCCAGCTTGATGTAGTCGCTGTCTATCTTGATAGTTTCGGACATGAACGCATCTCTAACCATTATTTTTGAAAAAGCATAGCGCAACCTTGACCAGGATACAGCCTGTCCGTTTGAAAACCAATACGGCAACTCTTTACCTCGTCAAGCAGAAGTATACTATACCCGTTTTTTTGCCACGTCATCTATCTGCTTTGGAAGTGGCATGGTGTTAGAAGCAAAATAGACGGCTGTCATAGTTATGCCCTATCGAAACCATTACGTACGTCTGGCCTCTGCTCACCAGCCGGCGATGCCGCCGTACCGGCGAGAAGGCCGCCGTCAATGGTCAGTTCACTGCCGGTCATGTAGGCTGCTTCGTCCGAGGCAAGAAGGAGGGCAACCGCGGCAACCTCCTCGGGGGTGCCGAATCTTCTGAGTGGCGTATCCCGGACAAACTCCTGCAGCCGCACCTCACGTTCCGGCCCCGGAGGTCCGATCAGCGGCTCCCACATCGGGGTGAGAATGGCGGCGGGGTGTATCGAGTTGCAGCGAACGGCGAGTCCCTGCTCCGCACAATAGAGCGCCACTGTTTTGGTGTGGTTGCGCACCGCCGCCTTGGAGGAGGCATAGGCGGCCGCAGCCGGGATGCCCACCAGTCCGGAGCGGGAGGAGATGTTGATGATCGAACCGGTGCCTGTCCTGCGCATGGTCCGGATGGCGTATTTGCATCCCAGGAAAACGCCGTCAAGGTTGGTGCGGTGAACGGCATGCCAGTCCGCCAGAGCGGCATGCTCCGGGTCGTGCGCTACCATCCCCTCCTCGAAGCCGGTGATTCCCGCATTGTTGACCACGATAGCAAGTCGGCCGTGGCGGTCGACAATCTCCGCGGTGACCCGCTGCCAGTCAGATTCGCTCCTGACGTCCAAGCGGCGATACGTTGCTGCCGCGCCGATCTCTGCGGCAACGGCCGTTCCCCTCTCATCATCGATGTCGGTGAGATAGACGAATGCTCCCGCAGTTGCAAAGGCGCGGGCTATCGCCTCGCCTATCCCCCGTGCCGCGCCGGTGACCAGCGCAGATTTCCCTTCCAGCCGTCTCATGGAGTCCCCTTTCTCGTGATGCCAGCAGATTTTTGTCGCACACGCAGCTGTTCATGCTACCCGACCCGCCGTCAGCACCGCAAAGATCCTGAAGACAAGCCGCTCCGCCAGGTCGGGAGATTCGCTGGCGCACATGGCGCAGACGGTTATCGGCCGGC
The window above is part of the Trichlorobacter ammonificans genome. Proteins encoded here:
- a CDS encoding metal-dependent hydrolase; amino-acid sequence: MKRLCLLFTTLMLLVSAAPALAAQAQITWYGHAAFKVVTPSGKVLLVDPWISNPANPNAQKDLESLQKVDLILLTHGHGDHIGDTVEIAKKSGARLVAVPELQKAMVAHKGFPEKQIDRATTGSFGGTISLLDGEVTVMFVPAVHGGGMDTEKGPVYGGPPGGLLISVKNGPRIYHTGDTDLFGDMALLKGQVDLMLLCIGDKFTMGPQRAARAVEMIRPKLAVPMHFETFPVLTGTAEQFSKSLRTYGLELLMRRLKVGEALAWN
- a CDS encoding glucose 1-dehydrogenase, producing MRRLEGKSALVTGAARGIGEAIARAFATAGAFVYLTDIDDERGTAVAAEIGAAATYRRLDVRSESDWQRVTAEIVDRHGRLAIVVNNAGITGFEEGMVAHDPEHAALADWHAVHRTNLDGVFLGCKYAIRTMRRTGTGSIINISSRSGLVGIPAAAAYASSKAAVRNHTKTVALYCAEQGLAVRCNSIHPAAILTPMWEPLIGPPGPEREVRLQEFVRDTPLRRFGTPEEVAAVALLLASDEAAYMTGSELTIDGGLLAGTAASPAGEQRPDVRNGFDRA
- the elbB gene encoding isoprenoid biosynthesis glyoxalase ElbB → MSKKIGVVLSGCGVRDGSEIHEAVLTLLAIDRAGCVAVCMAPDMELAEVNHVTSEPTGATRNVLVESARIARGNIKDIAGVTAGELDALVFPGGFGAALNLCDFGKVGAAASVNPQVARLVREVHAAGKPIGAICIAPALIAAILGKEAAPTVTIGTDAGTAAEIDKTGAKHQDCPVTEFVVDQKNRVVTTPAYMLGQRISDVATGIEKCVAAVIAMA
- the mscL gene encoding large conductance mechanosensitive channel protein MscL, with the translated sequence MLKEFKAFVMKGNVLDLAVGVIIGAAFGKIVNSAVTDLIMPLAGLVMGKVDFSNLFISLSGSSYPTLAAAKAAGAPTLNYGIFLNTTIDFLIMALVIFMIVKAANKVRKAETAAPAPPARECPFCKSAVHDDATRCPHCTSQL
- the yaaA gene encoding S4 domain-containing protein YaaA, producing the protein MSETIKIDSDYIKLDSFLKLANLVMSGGEAKLLIQEGQLKVNGEIETRRGRKLYAGDRVEVAGRGSAVVG